One window of Quercus robur chromosome 5, dhQueRobu3.1, whole genome shotgun sequence genomic DNA carries:
- the LOC126724892 gene encoding uncharacterized protein LOC126724892 isoform X2 gives MLPSLTQLSSACNMSSATTYESTSSGHMCDMDRCVERTSLSIRNFGRRFYGCQQWSPACKFFKWLDKNTCPRGRATAPLVHERFTRYKAEAVVARNERDEAHAKEAEARELLRIAKRKAEKN, from the exons ATGCTTCCCTCCCTCACTCAGCTCAGCTCAG CCTGTAATATGTCTTCTGCCACTACTTATGAGTCCACTTCTAGTGGCCATATGTGCGATATGGATCGGTGTGTGGAAAGGACCTCCCTATCTATCCGTAATTTCGGTAGGAGGTTCTATGGATGTCAACAGTGGTCGCCG GCATGTAAGTTCTTCAAATGGTTGGACAAGAACACATGCCCACGTGGCCGTGCAACAGCACCACTTGTCCATGAAAGGTTTACCCGATATAAGGCCGAGGCCGTAGTTGCAAGAAATGAAAGGGATGAAGCTCATGCAAAGGAAGCAGAAGCACGGGAGCTCCTAAGGATAGCAAAGCGCAAGGCTGAAAAAAACTAA
- the LOC126724892 gene encoding uncharacterized protein LOC126724892 isoform X1, producing the protein MLPSLTQLSSACNMSSATTYESTSSGHMCDMDRCVERTSLSIRNFGRRFYGCQQWSPDSDQACKFFKWLDKNTCPRGRATAPLVHERFTRYKAEAVVARNERDEAHAKEAEARELLRIAKRKAEKN; encoded by the exons ATGCTTCCCTCCCTCACTCAGCTCAGCTCAG CCTGTAATATGTCTTCTGCCACTACTTATGAGTCCACTTCTAGTGGCCATATGTGCGATATGGATCGGTGTGTGGAAAGGACCTCCCTATCTATCCGTAATTTCGGTAGGAGGTTCTATGGATGTCAACAGTGGTCGCCG GACTCTGATCAGGCATGTAAGTTCTTCAAATGGTTGGACAAGAACACATGCCCACGTGGCCGTGCAACAGCACCACTTGTCCATGAAAGGTTTACCCGATATAAGGCCGAGGCCGTAGTTGCAAGAAATGAAAGGGATGAAGCTCATGCAAAGGAAGCAGAAGCACGGGAGCTCCTAAGGATAGCAAAGCGCAAGGCTGAAAAAAACTAA